A region of Anoplopoma fimbria isolate UVic2021 breed Golden Eagle Sablefish chromosome 24, Afim_UVic_2022, whole genome shotgun sequence DNA encodes the following proteins:
- the LOC129114011 gene encoding LIM/homeobox protein Lhx1-like, giving the protein MLQCSSCEKPILDRFLLKVLDRPWHIKCVQCCECKCTLSEKCFSREGRLYCKNDFFRTFGTKCDGCAQGILPSDLVRRAKSKVFHLNCFTCVMCNKQLSTGEELYILDEFKFVCKEDYQNNNGKDTILLSVTTCSDPSLSPDSQDPQDDGKDSETGHISDKDTNNENDETSAVGKRRGPRTTIKAKQLEVLKAAFAATPKPTRHIREQLSRETGLTMRVIQVWFQNRRSKERRMKQLSSLGGRRHVFFRGQRRMRALGERLEAEELGHFSYYGEYPAEYYGSGGNYEYYQGPPSSHAQTPADLGFVPSSVPAGTPLGAMDHHHPGHHCPGEVHCFSDTVSHHPADSPSPEPNMPGSMHSISSEMCGPSTPYTTVSLSDNGYTNQLSQPSSEMSEGTVW; this is encoded by the exons ATGCTTCAGTGCTCCAGCTGTGAAAAGCCTATTCTTGATAGGTTCTTGCTTAAAGTTTTGGACAGACCATGGCACATCAAATGTGTCCAGTGCTGCGAATGCAAATGCACTTTGTCAGAGAAGTGTTTTTCACGAGAAGGGAGGCTGTATTGTAAGAATGACTTCTTCAG GACGTTTGGGACCAAGTGTGACGGTTGCGCACAAGGGATTTTACCCAGTGATCTTGTCCGCAGGGCCAAGAGCAAAGTGTTTCACCTGAACTGTTTCACCTGTGTGATGTGTAACAAACAGCTGTCCACCGGAGAGGAACTGTACATCCTGGACGAGTTCAAGTTTGTTTGTAAGGAGGACTACCAGAATAACAATGGAAAAGACACCATCCTCCTTTCAG TCACGACGTGCAGCGACCCGAGCCTCTCTCCGGACTCCCAGGACCCGCAGGACGACGGGAAGGACTCCGAAACGGGACATATATCAGACAAAGACACCAACAACGAGAATGACGAGACGAGCGCCGTCGGGAAGCGACGCGGGCCTCGGACCACCATCAAAGCCAAGCAGCTCGAGGTCCTGAAAGCGGCTTTCGCGGCCACGCCGAAACCCACGAGACACATCAGGGAACAGCTGTCACGGGAGACCGGCCTCACCATGAGAGTCATCCAG GTTTGGTTCCAAAATCGGAGGTCCAAAGAGAGACGCATGAAGCAGCTCAGCTCTCTGGGTGGCCGCAGACACGTGTTCTTCCGCGgccagaggaggatgagggcGCTGGGAGAGAGACTGGAGGCGGAAGAGCTTGGACACTTCTCCTATTATGGAG AATATCCTGCTGAATACTATGGCTCAGGAGGGAATTATGAGTACTACCAAGGCCCACCATCGTCCCATGCCCAGACTCCTGCAGACTTGGGCTTTGTGCCCTCCTCTGTCCCTGCTGGCACCCCATTAGGAGCAATGGACCACCACCATCCTGGGCACCACTGTCCCGGAGAGGTGCACTGTTTCTCTGATACGGTCTCTCACCATCCCGCGGACTCACCCAGTCCAGAGCCCAACATGCCGGGCTCAATGCACAGCATCTCCAGTGAGATGTGTGGCCCCAGCACACCCTACACGACTGTGTCCCTCAGTGACAACGGATACACCAACCAGCTGTCACAACCCTCCTCAGAAATGAGCGAAGGCACTGTCTGGTAA